One part of the Cinclus cinclus chromosome 20, bCinCin1.1, whole genome shotgun sequence genome encodes these proteins:
- the MAP2K6 gene encoding dual specificity mitogen-activated protein kinase kinase 6 — protein MRHMPSGQIMAVKRIRATVNSQEQKRLLMDLDISMRTVDCPFTVTFYGALFREGDVWICMELMDTSLDKFYKHVIDKGLTIPEDILGKIAVSIVKALEHLHSKLSVIHRDVKPSNVLINTQGQVKMCDFGISGYLVDSVAKTMDAGCKPYMAPERINPELNQKGYSVKSDIWSLGITMIELAILRFPYDSWGTPFQQLKQVVEEPSPQLPAEKFSAEFVDFTSQCLKKNSKERPTYPELMQHPFFTLHESKETDVASFVKLILGD, from the exons ATGCGGCACATGCCCAGCGGGCAGATCATGGCAGTGAAG CGGATCCGAGCCACGGTGAacagccaggagcagaagaGGCTGCTGATGGACCTGGATATCTCCATGAGGACTGTGGATTGTCCCTTCACTGTCACCTTTTACGGGGCACTCTTCCGAGAG GGAGATGTGTGGATTTGCATGGAGCTGATGGATACCTCACTGGACAAATTCTACAAACATGTCATTGACAAAGGCCTGACGATTCCTGAGGACATCCTGGGGAAAATCGCAGTCTCT ATTGTAAAAGCACTAGAACATCTCCACAGTAAGCTCTCCGTGATCCACCGAG ATGTAAAGCCCTCTAACGTGTTGATCAATACGCAGGGGCAGGTGAAAATGTGCGATTTTGGGATTAGCGGTTACCTCGTTGACTCTGTTGCTAAAACCATGGATGCAGGATGCAAACCCTACATGGCT CCTGAGAGAATTAACCCGGAGCTGAACCAGAAGGGATACAGCGTCAAATCCGACATCTGGAGCCTGGGGATCACCATG ATCGAGCTGGCCATCCTGCGCTTTCCCTACGACTCCTGGGGGACGCCCTTCCAGCAGCTCAAGCAGGTGGTGGAGGAGCCATCGCCgcagctcccagcagagaaATTCTCAGCGGAGTTCGTCGATTTTACCTCGCAATG CTTGAAGAAGAATTCCAAAGAACGGCCAACATACCCAGAGCTTATG CAACATCCTTTCTTCACCCTGCACGAATCCAAAGAGACAGACGTCGCCTCTTTTGTCAAGCTCATCCTGGGAGACTGA